A window of Macrotis lagotis isolate mMagLag1 chromosome X, bilby.v1.9.chrom.fasta, whole genome shotgun sequence contains these coding sequences:
- the AK6 gene encoding adenylate kinase isoenzyme 6, with product MRLPNILLTGTPGVGKTTLGKELASRTGLTYINVGDLAQEGQLYDGFDEEYECPILDEDRVVDELENKMTEGGIIVDYHGCDFFPERWFHIVFVLQTDNSVLYSRLEKRGYSVKKLQDNIQCEIFQILYEEAMASYKHEIVHKLPSNVPEELESNLDQIMKWIEQWMKDNN from the exons ATGAGGCTGCCCAACATCCTGCTCACGG GTACACCAGGGGTTGGAAAGACCACACTAGGCAAAGAACTTGCATCAAGAACAGGACTGACATACATTAATGTGGGCGATTTAGCACAAGAAG gacAGTTATATGATGGCTTTGATGAAGAATACGAATGTCCTATTTTGGATGAAGACAGA gtagttgatgagttagaaaataaaatgaccgAAGGTGGAATTATTGTTGATTACCATGGCTGTGACTTCTTTCCTGAACGATGGTTTCATATAGTTTTTGTGCTTCAAACAGATAATTCTGTGTTATATTCAAGACTTGAAAAGAg GGGATACAGTGTAAAGAAACTACAGGACAATATACAGTGTgaaattttccaaattctttatgAAGAAGCCATGGCCTCCTACAAGCATGAAATAGTGCACAAGCTGCCAAGCAATGTACCAGAAGAACTAGAGAGTAATTTAGATCAGATAATGAAATGGATTGAACAGTGGATgaaagataataattga
- the RAD17 gene encoding cell cycle checkpoint protein RAD17 isoform X1, which produces MLQGRRPPPAGDLYFSILQVLYYGWELSRFIMSKTSLRRKVAPTKITNWVEPSFDDFVGKTDISSALTTASLGVNNLNQRRKDLSSTLESSKFLARKKRKSSSSKQSNDEAKLSCNLCENEPWVEKYKPETQNELAVHKKKVEELETWLKVHVFEKQPKLGGSILIITGPPGCGKTATLQILVKELGIEVQEWINPVFLDSRKYDMKDGFNHESSFHMVPSQSQMTIFQEFLLRANKYNKLQMLGDSLHTDKKIVLVEDMPNQFYRDPATLHEILRRFAQLGRCPLIFIISDSLSGGSNQRLLFPKEIQEECSISNISFNPVAPTIMMKVLSRIATLEANMNGGKIVVPDKSSLELLCKGCSGDIRSAINSLQFSSFKGNSGETNFWSSKKGTSSLKSDVLLSRAKQKKKLDNTLENQEVPAIGGKDASLFLFRALGKILYCKRTSLTELEFPRLPSHLSEYERDMLLVEPEEVVEKSHMPGELFNLYLHQNYVDFFTEIEDLVRASEYMSIADMFHGDWNSKATLGEYSASVATRGVMHSNKARGFAYCHGGGASFRPLHKPQWFLINRKYRENCLAAKSLFSSFCLPPLCLQTQLLPYLAMLTNPMRNQAQIAFIQDVGRLPLRRFFGRLKMEALTDKDSGMLDTASDEEVNFDGVQPTKTFMHVDKPKPLETETEAFLFLSSSQTSGTDLPASQPQPATSQGFMEEEDITIEEYDSDEM; this is translated from the exons ATGCTGCAGggccgccgcccgccgcccgcaG gtGATTTATACTTTAGCATACTGCAGGTTCTGTACTACGGATGGGAACTATCAAGGTTTATAATGTCAAAAACTTCTCTTAGACGAAAGGTAGCTCCCACAAAG atAACCAATTGGGTAGAGCCTTCATTTGATGATTTTGTTGGAAAAACAGACATCTCTTCTGCTCTTACAACTGCCTCTCTGGGAGTAAATAAtttaaatcaaagaagaaaagatctgTCTTCCACTTTAGAAAGTAGCAAGTTTCTagctagaaagaaaagaaaatcatcttcCTCAAAACAGAGTAATGATGAAGCAAAATTAAGTTGTAATCTGTGTGAAAATGAACCTTGGGTAGAGAAATACAAACCAGAAACGCAG aATGAACTTGCTGTTCATAAGAAGAAAGTTGAAGAACTTGAAACCTGGTTAAAAGTTCATGTTTTTGAGAAGCAACCAAAATTG GGTGGATCTATTCTAATAATTACAGGTCCTCCTGGATGTGGAAAAACAGCAACTCTTCAAATACTAGTTAAGGAGCTCGGTATTGAGGTGCAAGAATGGATTAACCCTGTGTTTCTAGACTCCAGAAAATATGATATGAAGGATGGGTTTAATCATG AATCAAGTTTTCATATGGTTCCTAGTCAGTCTCAGATGACTATTTTTCAAGAGTTTCTGTTGAgagcaaataaatataataaactaCAGATGCTTGGTGATTCTCTGCACACTGATAAGAAGATTGTTTTGGTTGAG GATATGCCCAATCAGTTTTATAGAGATCCAGCTACTTTACATGAAATACTAAG GAGATTTGCGCAGCTAGGGCGGTGTCCTCTTATATTTATAATCTCTGACAGTCTCAGTGGAGGTAGTAATCAGAGATTACTGTTCcctaaagaaattcaagaagaatGTTCTATATCAAACATTAG TTTTAACCCTGTGGCACCAACGATTATGATGAAAGTTCTTAGTAGAATAGCAACTTTAGAAGCTAATATG aatggaggaaaaattgttgTCCCTGACAAGTCATCATTAGAGTTGCTTTGTAAAGGATGTTCTGGTGATATAAGAAGTGCAATAAACAGtctccagttttcttcttttaaag GTAATTCAGGAGAGACTAATTTCTGGTCAAGCAAAAAAGGGACATCTTCCTTAAAATCTGATGTTTTGTTGTCAAgagcaaagcaaaaaaagaaacttgataATACTTTGGAAAACCAAGAAGTCCCTGCAATTGGTGGAAAAGAtgcctccctctttctcttcagagctttggggaaaatattatattGTAAAA GAACATCTTTAACAGAATTAGAATTTCCCCGATTACCTTCTCATTTGTCAGAGTATGAACGGGACATGTTACTTGTTGAACCTGAG GAGGTTGTAGAAAAGTCACACATGCCTGGAGAACTATTTAATTTATACCTTCATCAAAACTATGTAGATTTCTTCACTGAAATAGAGGATCTTGTGAGAGCCAGTGAATACATGAGTATTGCTGACATGTTCCATGGTGACTGGAAT tcaaAGGCTACACTCGGGGAGTACAGTGCATCAGTAGCTACAAGAGGTGTGATGCATTCCAACAAAGCCAGAGGTTTTGCTTATTGCCATGGAGGAGGAGCAAGTTTTCGACCCTTGCACAAACCACAGTGGTTTCTGATAAATAGAAAG TATCGAGAAAATTGCTTGGCAGCTAAGTCACTTTTTTCCAGTTTCTGCTTACCTCCTTTGTGCCTTCAAACACAACTATTGCCATACCTGGCTATGCTAACTAATCCAATGAGAAAtcaag cTCAGATTGCTTTTATCCAGGATGTTGGAAGGCTTCCCCTAAGGAGGTTTTTTGGAAG ATTGAAAATGGAAGCTCTAACTGATAAGGATTCTGGAATGCTAGACACTGCCAGTGATGAGGAGGTTAATTTTGATGGAGTACAACCTACAAAGACATTTATGCATGTGGACAAACCAAAACCTTTGGAGACTGAAACAGAagcattcttatttctttcttcaagtCAGACTAGTGGAACAGATCTGCCTGCCAGCCAGCCACAGCCTGCCACATCTCAAGGATTCATGGAGGAAGAAGATATCACAATAGAGGAATATGACAGTGATGAAATGTAG
- the RAD17 gene encoding cell cycle checkpoint protein RAD17 isoform X2 translates to MSKTSLRRKVAPTKITNWVEPSFDDFVGKTDISSALTTASLGVNNLNQRRKDLSSTLESSKFLARKKRKSSSSKQSNDEAKLSCNLCENEPWVEKYKPETQNELAVHKKKVEELETWLKVHVFEKQPKLGGSILIITGPPGCGKTATLQILVKELGIEVQEWINPVFLDSRKYDMKDGFNHESSFHMVPSQSQMTIFQEFLLRANKYNKLQMLGDSLHTDKKIVLVEDMPNQFYRDPATLHEILRRFAQLGRCPLIFIISDSLSGGSNQRLLFPKEIQEECSISNISFNPVAPTIMMKVLSRIATLEANMNGGKIVVPDKSSLELLCKGCSGDIRSAINSLQFSSFKGNSGETNFWSSKKGTSSLKSDVLLSRAKQKKKLDNTLENQEVPAIGGKDASLFLFRALGKILYCKRTSLTELEFPRLPSHLSEYERDMLLVEPEEVVEKSHMPGELFNLYLHQNYVDFFTEIEDLVRASEYMSIADMFHGDWNSKATLGEYSASVATRGVMHSNKARGFAYCHGGGASFRPLHKPQWFLINRKYRENCLAAKSLFSSFCLPPLCLQTQLLPYLAMLTNPMRNQAQIAFIQDVGRLPLRRFFGRLKMEALTDKDSGMLDTASDEEVNFDGVQPTKTFMHVDKPKPLETETEAFLFLSSSQTSGTDLPASQPQPATSQGFMEEEDITIEEYDSDEM, encoded by the exons ATGTCAAAAACTTCTCTTAGACGAAAGGTAGCTCCCACAAAG atAACCAATTGGGTAGAGCCTTCATTTGATGATTTTGTTGGAAAAACAGACATCTCTTCTGCTCTTACAACTGCCTCTCTGGGAGTAAATAAtttaaatcaaagaagaaaagatctgTCTTCCACTTTAGAAAGTAGCAAGTTTCTagctagaaagaaaagaaaatcatcttcCTCAAAACAGAGTAATGATGAAGCAAAATTAAGTTGTAATCTGTGTGAAAATGAACCTTGGGTAGAGAAATACAAACCAGAAACGCAG aATGAACTTGCTGTTCATAAGAAGAAAGTTGAAGAACTTGAAACCTGGTTAAAAGTTCATGTTTTTGAGAAGCAACCAAAATTG GGTGGATCTATTCTAATAATTACAGGTCCTCCTGGATGTGGAAAAACAGCAACTCTTCAAATACTAGTTAAGGAGCTCGGTATTGAGGTGCAAGAATGGATTAACCCTGTGTTTCTAGACTCCAGAAAATATGATATGAAGGATGGGTTTAATCATG AATCAAGTTTTCATATGGTTCCTAGTCAGTCTCAGATGACTATTTTTCAAGAGTTTCTGTTGAgagcaaataaatataataaactaCAGATGCTTGGTGATTCTCTGCACACTGATAAGAAGATTGTTTTGGTTGAG GATATGCCCAATCAGTTTTATAGAGATCCAGCTACTTTACATGAAATACTAAG GAGATTTGCGCAGCTAGGGCGGTGTCCTCTTATATTTATAATCTCTGACAGTCTCAGTGGAGGTAGTAATCAGAGATTACTGTTCcctaaagaaattcaagaagaatGTTCTATATCAAACATTAG TTTTAACCCTGTGGCACCAACGATTATGATGAAAGTTCTTAGTAGAATAGCAACTTTAGAAGCTAATATG aatggaggaaaaattgttgTCCCTGACAAGTCATCATTAGAGTTGCTTTGTAAAGGATGTTCTGGTGATATAAGAAGTGCAATAAACAGtctccagttttcttcttttaaag GTAATTCAGGAGAGACTAATTTCTGGTCAAGCAAAAAAGGGACATCTTCCTTAAAATCTGATGTTTTGTTGTCAAgagcaaagcaaaaaaagaaacttgataATACTTTGGAAAACCAAGAAGTCCCTGCAATTGGTGGAAAAGAtgcctccctctttctcttcagagctttggggaaaatattatattGTAAAA GAACATCTTTAACAGAATTAGAATTTCCCCGATTACCTTCTCATTTGTCAGAGTATGAACGGGACATGTTACTTGTTGAACCTGAG GAGGTTGTAGAAAAGTCACACATGCCTGGAGAACTATTTAATTTATACCTTCATCAAAACTATGTAGATTTCTTCACTGAAATAGAGGATCTTGTGAGAGCCAGTGAATACATGAGTATTGCTGACATGTTCCATGGTGACTGGAAT tcaaAGGCTACACTCGGGGAGTACAGTGCATCAGTAGCTACAAGAGGTGTGATGCATTCCAACAAAGCCAGAGGTTTTGCTTATTGCCATGGAGGAGGAGCAAGTTTTCGACCCTTGCACAAACCACAGTGGTTTCTGATAAATAGAAAG TATCGAGAAAATTGCTTGGCAGCTAAGTCACTTTTTTCCAGTTTCTGCTTACCTCCTTTGTGCCTTCAAACACAACTATTGCCATACCTGGCTATGCTAACTAATCCAATGAGAAAtcaag cTCAGATTGCTTTTATCCAGGATGTTGGAAGGCTTCCCCTAAGGAGGTTTTTTGGAAG ATTGAAAATGGAAGCTCTAACTGATAAGGATTCTGGAATGCTAGACACTGCCAGTGATGAGGAGGTTAATTTTGATGGAGTACAACCTACAAAGACATTTATGCATGTGGACAAACCAAAACCTTTGGAGACTGAAACAGAagcattcttatttctttcttcaagtCAGACTAGTGGAACAGATCTGCCTGCCAGCCAGCCACAGCCTGCCACATCTCAAGGATTCATGGAGGAAGAAGATATCACAATAGAGGAATATGACAGTGATGAAATGTAG